In Plutella xylostella chromosome 4, ilPluXylo3.1, whole genome shotgun sequence, a genomic segment contains:
- the LOC125489974 gene encoding uncharacterized protein LOC125489974, which produces MVCTSNTTTTMGSGVTETSATTTSAANASATGSKRPATPPPRDTSVVTVVRQVTSQPATLRPRSHHSKASRKRFLAELEARELLAEAQKKEAQAAAELAKVKLMRIQAEDSSDEEDDDIIVKSERIEQWVQEQSSKPPPPALALTAGHARGSSPVRGQTQAPPTPWIPTEPPRVVEAPQYEERAPPERQQEKSSSEDVTQLAALLKSVLSGGGYKEPPRYIQELPTFNGNSSEWLPFRAAYQETEKYFTKIENVARLRKSLRGAALEAVSCLLISDPHPVVIIQGLERRFGRPEALILNELDKVKKLPKLAESPRDLCIFASKLANIVATIEALKKPHFLYNPEIERTVIEKLTPILRDKWYEYNFTHHGEEANLKKLSTYLNHEADKCGPYAALEQIDNSAPTPVSAREKAAKKTTERTYAAENTHKQGEDGCPMCKQAHKLPECTRFTEKTTDERWEIAKQNKMCFRCLRSTHRRFSCKAKPCGVSGCKLSHHKLLHHEAVKEEDKREEVTASTTEKPTVAANNSERRRAYLKIAPVVLTGPHSSIDTYALFDEGSTITMIDADVANSLGLDGPTDPMWVQGVSGKEVRHSKSKKVDFTIRGKHTQEEFKLEDARTVEKIDFITQTVKKEEVDDCSHLSDIQEELAYEGASPKLLIGQDNWDLIVSREVRDGRRDQPVASRTQLGWVLHGCRTTQSKPVNFCGYVTSVEESKEKMMKHCFELESLGIEARKPMTDPEEEATRKLEEESRRLPDGRFETRLFWKRENEKIPNNRQDGLKRLCSLKRKLDRDPELKKKYEECMENMLKSGYAEPATTLPTQDRTWYLPHFAVCNPEKKKIRLVHDAAAKSHGRSLNDMLLTGPDLLQSLPGVVMRFRQHPYAVSADIKEMFMQIRIKECDRDALHFLWRDDWREGTPDEYRMTSVIFGASSSPCMALFIKNRNARDFADTRPEPVRAIEKNHYMDDYLQSFTSVEEAQHVTKTVDEIRGRAGFELRGWAWNERLLHLITDPGTATIDIGGSEIEKTLGLMWHVHEDNLGIRLNSHKTPAEVLRGDRPPSKPPPAAAYWRMQRADGSVKVTLAMAKNRVAPIEPTSKPRLELQAAVLGTRISNTNRSEHDYEDITRRVFWSDSRTVAAWIRAEPRTFKTFVAHRFAEIEESTRWVPTAENVADDATQATPHDFDRPEYLRHSEEHWPTENKEPVPKTGEEKESCAVVSLGHTWKNARQ; this is translated from the coding sequence ATGGTCTGCACGAGCAACACCACGACGACTATGGGAAGTGGTGTGACTGAGACATCCGCCACGACCACGTCGGCAGCGAACGCAAGCGCTACCGGATCAAAGCGCCCTGCGACGCCGCCACCTCGAGACACGAGCGTGGTCACTGTGGTGCGTCAAGTCACATCGCAGCCAGCTACCTTACGGCCCCGGTCACATCACTCCAAAGCCTCCCGCAAGAGATTCCTCGCGGAATTGGAGGCTAGGGAGCTGTTGGCCGAGGCGCAAAAGAAGGAAGCACAAGCCGCCGCCGAACTAGCGAAGGTGAAGCTCATGCGGATACAAGCGGAGGACTCGTCCGACGAGGAAGATGATGATATCATCGTCAAGAGCGAGCGCATCGAGCAGTGGGTGCAGGAGCAATCCTCTAAGCCCCCGCCCCCTGCTCTCGCTCTCACAGCGGGCCATGCAAGAGGCTCGTCCCCCGTGAGGGGCCAGACACAGGCCCCTCCCACCCCGTGGATACCTACGGAACCACCACGGGTCGTCGAGGCGCCGCAGTATGAAGAGCGCGCGCCTCCCGAGCGCCAACAAGAAAAGTCTTCAAGTGAAGACGTCACGCAGCTCGCCGCACTGTTGAAAAGTGTGCTGAGCGGCGGCGGCTACAAAGAGCCGCCACGGTACATTCAAGAGCTACCTACGTTCAACGGAAACAGCAGCGAGTGGCTACCGTTTCGTGCGGCCTACCAGGAAACTGAGAAGTACTTCACGAAGATAGAAAACGTCGCCCGCCTGAGAAAAAGCCTGCGTGGGGCCGCCCTCGAAGCCGTCAGCTGTCTACTAATCAGCGATCCGCACCCTGTCGTCATTATACAGGGCTTGGAACGACGGTTCGGGCGGCCAGAAGCACTCATACTCAACGAGCTCGACAAAGTGAAGAAACTACCGAAGTTAGCTGAGAGCCCACGTGACCTGTGCATCTTCGCAAGCAAGCTGGCCAACATCGTGGCTACGATCGAAGCACTGAAGAAACCGCACTTCCTCTACAACCCGGAGATTGAGCGTACTGTAATCGAGAAGCTCACACCCATTCTTCGTGACAAATGGTACGAGTACAACTTCACGCATCATGGTGAAGAAGCAAACCTGAAGAAGCTCTCTACCTACCTGAACCACGAAGCGGACAAGTGCGGCCCATACGCCGCGCTCGAGCAGATCGACAACAGCGCACCTACACCCGTGAGTGCGAGGGAGAAAGCTGCGAAGAAGACGACGGAACGTACCTACGCCGCCGAGAACACGCACAAGCAAGGAGAGGACGGCTGCCCTATGTGCAAACAGGCTCACAAATTACCTGAATGCACTAGGTTCACCGAGAAGACGACTGACGAGCGCTGGGAAATAGCAAAGCAGAACAAGATGTGCTTCCGCTGCCTACGTAGCACACATCGCCGCTTCTCATGTAAAGCGAAGCCCTGCGGTGTCTCCGGCTGCAAACTGAGCCACCACAAGCTCCTGCATCACGAAGCTGTCAAGGAAGAAGACAAACGCGAAGAGGTCACCGCGTCCACGACAGAAAAACCGACCGTCGCAGCGAACAACAGCGAGCGTCGCCGCGCTTACCTGAAAATAGCGCCCGTGGTACTTACTGGCCCTCACTCCAGTATTGATACCTACGCACTATTCGACGAGGGAAGCACCATCACGATGATCGACGCGGACGTGGCCAACTCTCTCGGCCTCGACGGCCCCACGGATCCGATGTGGGTGCAAGGAGTCAGCGGCAAAGAAGTTCGACACTCGAAGAGCAAGAAAGTCGACTTCACCATACGGGGCAAGCACACACAAGAAGAGTTCAAGCTTGAAGACGCACGCACAGTCGAGAAGATCGACTTCATCACTCAGACGGTGAAGAAAGAAGAAGTCGACGACTGCAGCCACCTGAGTGACATTCAAGAGGAACTTGCCTACGAGGGGGCATCGCCGAAACTACTCATCGGCCAGGACAACTGGGACTTAATTGTCTCGAGGGAAGTCCGAGACGGCCGCCGTGACCAGCCTGTGGCATCTCGCACACAGCTCGGCTGGGTACTGCACGGCTGCCGTACCACACAGAGCAAACCTGTAAACTTCTGCGGGTACGTCACGAGCGTAGAAGAATCAAAGGAGAAAATGATGAAACACTGCTTTGAACTGGAGTCCCTGGGCATCGAAGCAAGAAAACCGATGACAGATCCAGAAGAGGAAGCCACGAGAAAACTGGAAGAGGAAAGTCGCCGGCTGCCCGATGGTCGCTTCGAAACTCGGTTGTTTTGGAAACGAGAAAATGAGAAAATACCTAACAACCGTCAAGACGGACTGAAACGACTCTGCAGCCTTAAACGCAAGCTCGACCGTGACCCAGAACTCAAGAAGAAATATGAAGAGTGCATGGAGAATATGCTGAAGTCCGGATACGCCGAGCCCGCCACCACGCTCCCGACGCAAGACAGAACGTGGTACCTGCCGCACTTCGCTGTATGCAACCCCGAGAAGAAGAAAATACGACTGGTGCACGACGCCGCAGCGAAGTCACATGGACGCAGCCTGAACGACATGCTGCTGACCGGCCCCGACCTGCTTCAGTCGCTTCCTGGGGTGGTCATGCGGTTCAGGCAGCACCCCTACGCAGTCAGCGCGGACATCAAGGAGATGTTCATGCAGATACGCATCAAGGAGTGCGACCGAGACGCACTGCACTTCCTCTGGCGCGACGATTGGCGGGAGGGTACACCAGACGAGTACCGCATGACGTCCGTCATCTTCGGCGCATCATCGTCACCGTGCATGGCACTCTTCATCAAGAACAGAAACGCCAGAGACTTCGCCGACACGCGCCCCGAGCCCGTCCGAGCAATTGAGAAGAATCACTACATGGACGACTACCTGCAAAGCTTCACGTCGGTGGAGGAGGCCCAGCACGTCACGAAGACAGTCGACGAGATACGTGGACGAGCAGGCTTCGAACTACGCGGATGGGCATGGAACGAGAGACTACTCCACCTCATCACCGACCCCGGGACAGCTACGATCGACATCGGCGGGAGCGAAATAGAGAAGACACTCGGCCTCATGTGGCACGTACATGAAGACAACCTCGGCATTCGTCTTAACAGTCATAAGACCCCGGCTGAGGTGCTACGAGGGGACCGTCCGCCGTCGAAACCGCCTCCCGCGGCGGCCTACTGGAGAATGCAACGAGCAGACGGCAGCGTGAAGGTCACACTGGCCATGGCGAAGAACAGAGTGGCACCAATCGAGCCTACGTCAAAACCGCGGCTGGAACTACAGGCTGCGGTACTCGGGACTCGCATCTCGAACACAAATAGATCGGAACACGATTATGAAGACATCACGAGAAGAGTGTTCTGGAGCGACTCACGGACGGTGGCGGCGTGGATACGAGCTGAGCCACGCACATTCAAGACCTTCGTGGCTCACAGGTTCGCTGAAATCGAAGAGTCTACGAGATGGGTACCTACAGCTGAAAATGTCGCCGATGACGCAACTCAAGCCACGCCGCACGATTTCGACCGGCCCGAGTACCTGCGGCATTCTGAAGAACACTGGCCCACGGAGAACAAGGAACCAGTACCCAAGACCGGCGAGGAAAAGGAGAGCTGCGCCGTCGTGTCGCTCGGACACACGTGGAAGAATGCACGACAGTAG